The Solibacillus daqui genome has a segment encoding these proteins:
- the ribF gene encoding riboflavin biosynthesis protein RibF, which produces MDVIHLKYPHQLSQESNKQAYSLAVGFFDGVHKGHQAVINAAKATAKELGIKSAVMTFDPHPSIVLGGRNEKVFYITPLAQKLDTFEELNIDAVFVVNFTSDFAKLTPEQFVQYFILDLNVQHVTAGFDYSFGAFGKGNMDMMKQLANDQFGVTIVEKQQDVEEKISSTRIRNALQDGDMEQVRTLLGRAFEVPGIVVHGDKRGRTMGFPTANVQAMEGCYIPATGVYAVKILVQNEWYNGVCNVGYKPTFNNPEEKQLSIEVHILNFDKNIYGEEVVVGWYKRIRSERKFSGIDALIEQIELDKKQAIHYFEQLS; this is translated from the coding sequence ATGGACGTAATTCATTTAAAATATCCACATCAATTATCACAAGAGTCAAATAAACAGGCCTATTCATTAGCAGTTGGCTTTTTCGATGGTGTACATAAGGGGCATCAAGCGGTAATAAACGCAGCAAAAGCAACTGCAAAGGAGCTTGGTATCAAAAGTGCGGTGATGACATTCGATCCACACCCATCGATTGTTTTAGGTGGACGTAACGAAAAGGTATTTTATATTACACCGCTTGCGCAAAAGCTGGATACTTTTGAAGAATTGAATATAGATGCAGTATTTGTCGTGAATTTTACATCAGATTTTGCAAAGCTAACACCAGAGCAATTTGTGCAGTATTTCATTTTAGATTTAAATGTGCAGCACGTAACAGCTGGTTTTGATTATTCGTTTGGCGCATTCGGCAAAGGAAATATGGACATGATGAAGCAATTAGCGAATGACCAGTTTGGTGTGACAATTGTAGAAAAACAACAAGATGTAGAAGAGAAGATTAGCTCAACGCGTATTCGTAACGCATTACAAGATGGTGACATGGAGCAAGTGCGAACATTGCTTGGGCGCGCGTTCGAAGTACCGGGGATTGTCGTGCATGGTGATAAACGTGGACGTACGATGGGCTTCCCAACGGCAAATGTACAAGCAATGGAGGGCTGCTATATTCCAGCAACTGGCGTTTATGCAGTGAAAATTTTAGTGCAAAACGAATGGTATAACGGCGTATGTAATGTCGGCTATAAACCAACATTTAATAACCCAGAAGAAAAGCAATTATCGATCGAAGTACATATTTTAAACTTCGACAAAAATATTTATGGTGAAGAAGTTGTTGTTGGCTGGTACAAACGTATCCGTAGCGAGCGTAAGTTTAGTGGCATCGATGCATTAATCGAACAAATTGAGCTCGACAAAAAGCAGGCGATTCACTACTTTGAACAGTTAAGCTGA
- a CDS encoding M16 family metallopeptidase, which yields MVQIITAKNGVRIVAEQMAHVRSLSVGIWVNAGSRYETIEENGITHFIEHMLFKGTKNRTARQIAEEFDRIGGEINAFTSKENTCYYAKVLDHHGEIAVDILADMFFNSLFTKEDIERERQVVLEEIYMSEDDPADDVHEKLWAVTYPNDALGRPILGTSETLATFNEAMIRNYMAKHYGPQNVVISIAGNIEEGLLEKIEQLFGQYEASEQMIISKPSFPIFTAGEVEKTRDTEQAHIAISFPAISIKDARMYSFIAMNNIIGGNMSSRLFQDVREERGLAYSVFSYQSSYEDVGVFTIYASASKQNLDALKQQIDQTLFDVVTGGVTEEELENAKEQLKGSFVLGLEGTEDYMNRNGVNELIHQHHRTVDEVLAKIDAISMDTIDELITEILLTEPAIAIIGPENEE from the coding sequence ATGGTACAAATTATTACAGCTAAAAATGGTGTGCGCATCGTTGCGGAGCAGATGGCACATGTGCGCTCATTATCAGTTGGTATTTGGGTGAATGCAGGCTCACGCTATGAAACAATCGAAGAAAACGGCATCACGCATTTCATTGAACATATGCTTTTTAAAGGCACAAAAAATCGTACTGCGCGTCAAATTGCTGAGGAGTTTGACCGCATTGGTGGCGAAATTAATGCCTTCACATCCAAGGAGAACACATGCTATTATGCTAAGGTTTTAGACCATCATGGAGAAATTGCCGTAGATATTTTAGCGGATATGTTTTTTAATTCGTTGTTTACAAAAGAAGATATCGAGCGTGAGCGCCAAGTTGTGCTTGAAGAAATTTACATGAGTGAAGATGATCCCGCAGACGATGTTCATGAAAAGCTGTGGGCAGTCACGTATCCAAACGATGCACTCGGTCGACCAATTTTAGGAACATCTGAAACGTTAGCGACATTTAATGAAGCGATGATTCGCAACTATATGGCCAAGCATTATGGACCACAAAATGTCGTGATTTCTATTGCGGGTAATATTGAAGAGGGCTTACTTGAAAAAATAGAGCAGCTTTTCGGTCAATATGAAGCAAGCGAACAGATGATTATATCGAAACCTTCATTCCCAATATTCACAGCGGGGGAAGTTGAAAAGACACGCGATACCGAACAGGCACATATCGCGATTTCATTCCCAGCAATTAGTATAAAAGATGCAAGAATGTATAGCTTTATTGCGATGAATAATATAATTGGTGGCAATATGAGCTCGCGTTTGTTTCAAGATGTACGTGAAGAACGCGGTTTAGCATATTCCGTATTTAGCTATCAATCTAGTTATGAGGACGTAGGGGTGTTTACGATTTATGCATCCGCTTCCAAGCAAAACTTAGACGCCTTAAAACAGCAAATCGACCAAACATTATTTGATGTAGTCACAGGTGGCGTGACGGAAGAAGAGCTTGAAAATGCGAAAGAGCAGCTAAAGGGCAGCTTTGTATTAGGTTTAGAGGGAACAGAAGACTACATGAATCGCAACGGGGTCAATGAACTCATTCATCAACATCATCGTACGGTTGATGAAGTATTGGCAAAAATTGATGCCATATCAATGGATACGATTGATGAGCTCATTACAGAAATACTATTAACAGAACCAGCAATCGCCATTATTGGCCCAGAAAACGAAGAATAA
- the rpsO gene encoding 30S ribosomal protein S15 yields the protein MAITQQRKNEIIAEYRTHESDTGSPEVQIAVLTAEINALNAHLATHKKDFHSQRGLLKMVGKRRHLLKYLREKDVARYRELINKLGLRR from the coding sequence ATGGCAATTACACAACAACGTAAAAACGAAATCATCGCTGAGTACCGTACTCACGAAAGCGACACTGGTTCTCCAGAAGTACAAATCGCTGTATTAACTGCAGAAATCAACGCTTTAAACGCACACTTAGCTACTCACAAAAAAGACTTTCACTCTCAACGTGGTCTTTTAAAAATGGTAGGTAAACGTCGTCACTTATTAAAATACTTACGTGAAAAAGACGTTGCTCGTTACCGTGAATTAATCAACAAACTTGGATTACGTCGCTAA
- the pnp gene encoding polyribonucleotide nucleotidyltransferase: MNEKKVFSYEWAGRPLVVEVGQLAKQANGAAMIRYGETAVLATATMSKQAKTTDFFPLTVNYEERLYAAGKIPGGFIKREGRPSETAVLTSRLIDRPIRPMFPDGFRNEVQSILMVMSNDQDCPSDVAAMFGSSLSLAVSDIPFDGPIAGVHVGYIDGEFVLNPTLEQSAKSTVHLTVAGNKDAINMVEAGALEVPEEIMLEAIMFGHEEIKKLIAFQEEIVAAVGKEKIEVVLFELDAELTAAIKAACEADMNTAIQTVDKQERQENITAVKERVIESYEAQEADENTMKHVHSILDKMVKDEVRRLITDDKIRPDGRKQDEIRPLSSETDLLPRVHGSAMFTRGQTQAVSITTLGPLGDVQIIDGLGVEETKRFMHHYNFPAFSVGETGRYGSPGRREIGHGALGERAILAVLPSEEEFPYAIRCVAEVLESNGSTSQASICASVMSLMAAGVPIKAPVAGIAMGLVKKGDNYTVLTDIQGMEDHLGDMDFKVAGTAKGVTALQMDIKIDGLSRNILEEALTQAKIGRMQILEHMMATISEPRTSLSTYAPKIISIKINPDKIRDVIGPGGKQINKIIDETGVKIDTEQDGTIYIASADEAMINRAKEIIESIVREAKVGEYYMSTVKRIEKFGAFCEIFPGKDGLLHISEIQEERTKAVEDVLKIGDQLLVKCIEIDNQGRVNLSRKIVIKEEKERAEQA, encoded by the coding sequence ATGAACGAAAAAAAGGTCTTTTCGTATGAATGGGCTGGCCGACCTTTAGTAGTAGAGGTAGGACAGTTAGCAAAACAAGCAAATGGTGCTGCAATGATTCGCTATGGCGAAACAGCGGTATTAGCAACTGCAACAATGTCAAAACAAGCAAAAACAACAGACTTCTTCCCGTTAACAGTTAACTATGAAGAACGTTTATATGCAGCAGGTAAAATTCCAGGAGGTTTCATTAAACGTGAAGGCCGTCCATCTGAGACAGCTGTATTAACATCTCGTTTAATCGACCGTCCAATTCGTCCTATGTTCCCAGACGGCTTCCGTAACGAAGTTCAATCGATTTTAATGGTTATGTCTAACGACCAAGATTGCCCATCAGACGTTGCTGCAATGTTTGGTTCATCGTTATCATTAGCTGTATCTGATATCCCATTTGATGGCCCAATTGCGGGTGTACATGTTGGTTATATCGATGGCGAATTTGTATTGAACCCAACGTTAGAGCAATCAGCAAAATCAACAGTGCACTTAACAGTAGCTGGTAACAAAGATGCAATCAACATGGTAGAAGCAGGCGCTTTAGAAGTTCCTGAAGAAATTATGTTAGAGGCAATTATGTTCGGTCATGAAGAAATAAAAAAATTAATCGCATTCCAAGAAGAAATCGTTGCAGCAGTTGGTAAAGAGAAAATCGAAGTTGTACTTTTCGAATTAGATGCAGAATTAACGGCAGCGATTAAAGCGGCGTGTGAAGCAGATATGAACACGGCAATTCAAACAGTGGATAAGCAAGAGCGCCAAGAAAATATTACAGCTGTAAAAGAACGTGTAATTGAATCTTATGAAGCACAAGAAGCTGATGAAAATACAATGAAGCACGTACATTCAATCTTAGATAAAATGGTGAAAGATGAAGTACGTCGTTTAATTACAGACGATAAAATCCGTCCAGATGGTCGTAAACAAGACGAAATCCGTCCGTTATCATCTGAAACAGACCTTTTACCTCGTGTACATGGTTCAGCAATGTTCACACGTGGTCAAACACAAGCGGTTTCGATTACAACATTAGGTCCTTTAGGTGATGTACAAATCATTGACGGATTAGGTGTTGAAGAAACAAAACGCTTCATGCATCACTACAACTTCCCAGCGTTCTCTGTAGGGGAAACGGGTCGTTATGGTTCTCCAGGTCGTCGTGAAATCGGTCACGGTGCACTAGGTGAGCGTGCTATTTTAGCTGTATTACCATCTGAAGAAGAATTCCCATATGCAATTCGTTGTGTAGCGGAAGTGTTAGAATCAAATGGTTCTACTTCTCAAGCATCAATCTGTGCATCAGTCATGTCTCTAATGGCGGCAGGTGTGCCGATTAAAGCACCAGTTGCAGGTATCGCGATGGGTCTTGTGAAAAAAGGCGACAACTATACAGTATTAACAGATATTCAAGGTATGGAAGACCACCTTGGCGATATGGACTTTAAAGTAGCTGGTACAGCAAAAGGTGTAACAGCACTTCAAATGGACATCAAAATCGACGGTCTTTCTCGCAACATTTTAGAAGAAGCGTTAACACAGGCAAAAATCGGCCGTATGCAAATTTTAGAGCATATGATGGCGACAATTTCTGAACCACGTACGTCGTTATCAACATATGCACCAAAAATTATTTCAATCAAAATCAACCCAGATAAAATCCGTGACGTAATCGGACCTGGTGGTAAACAAATTAACAAAATTATCGACGAAACAGGCGTTAAAATTGATACAGAACAAGACGGTACAATCTACATCGCTTCTGCTGATGAAGCAATGATTAACCGCGCGAAAGAAATTATCGAATCAATCGTACGTGAAGCAAAAGTAGGCGAGTACTACATGTCTACAGTAAAACGTATTGAAAAATTCGGCGCATTCTGTGAAATCTTCCCTGGAAAAGACGGCTTACTACACATTTCAGAAATTCAAGAAGAACGTACGAAAGCGGTAGAAGACGTATTAAAAATCGGCGATCAATTACTTGTGAAATGTATCGAAATCGATAACCAAGGCCGCGTAAACTTATCACGCAAAATCGTAATCAAAGAAGAAAAAGAGCGCGCAGAACAAGCGTAA